The following proteins are encoded in a genomic region of Cryptomeria japonica chromosome 11, Sugi_1.0, whole genome shotgun sequence:
- the LOC131063144 gene encoding WD repeat-containing protein LWD1: MEGYSQDPKKKSEIYTYEAPWQIYGMNWSVRKDKKFRLGIGSFLEEYNNKVEIIELDEESGEFKSDPRFMFDHPYPTTKIMFVPDKDCQKPDLLATTGDYLRIWQVCEDRVEMKSLLNNNKNSEFCAPLTSFDWNDADPKRIGTSSIDTTCTIWDIEKEAVDTQLIAHDKEVYDIAWGGVGVFASVSADGSVRVFDLRDKEHSTIIYESSQPDTPLLRLGWNKQDPRFMATILMDSCKVVVLDIRYPTVPFAELQRHQASVNAIAWAPHSPCHICTAGDDSQALIWDLSAASQPLVEGGGPDPILAYTAGAEINQLQWSSMQSDWVAIAFANKLQILRV, translated from the coding sequence ATGGAAGGGTATTCCCAAGACCCAAAGAAAAAATCTGAAATCTACACATATGAAGCTCCCTGGCAAATATATGGCATGAATTGGTCTGTCAGAAAAGACAAGAAATTCCGACTTGGGATAGGCAGTTTCCTGGAGGAGTATAACAACAAAGTTGAAATTATTGAGCTGGATGAAGAATCAGGGGAATTCAAGAGTGATCCCCGATTTATGTTTGATCATCCGTATCCCACTACCAAAATAATGTTTGTTCCTGATAAGGATTGTCAGAAGCCTGACCTTTTAGCCACTACTGGGGATTATTTAAGAATCTGGCAAGTTTGTGAGGATCGAGTGGAGATGAAAAGCCTTCTGAACAATAACAAGAACAGTGAATTCTGTGCGCCCTTGACCTCTTTTGATtggaatgatgcagatccaaagcGAATTGGGACTTCTAGTATTGATACTACTTGTACTATATGGGACATAGAAAAGGAAGCGGTGGATACACAGCTGATTGCCCATGACAAGGAGGTGTATGATATTGCCTGGGGAGGAGTAGGAGTGTTTGCTTCTGTTTCCGCTGATGGGTCTGTGAGAGTTTTTGATTTGAGAGACAAAGAACATTCAACTATCATATATGAAAGTTCACAACCGGATACTCCGTTGCTTCGATTAGGATGGAACAAGCAGGATCCCAGGTTTATGGCTACTATTTTGATGGATAGTTGTAAGGTTGTTGTCTTGGATATTAGGTATCCAACTGTGCCTTTTGCAGAACTCCAACGGCATCAAGCTAGTGTGAATGCCATTGCTTGGGCTCCTCACAGTCCCTGCCATATTTGCACCGCTGGAGATGATTCGCAGGCACTTATATGGGACTTGTCAGCTGCTAGTCAGCCACTAGTAGAGGGTGGTGGCCCTGATCCAATACTAGCTTACACGGCTGGTGCTGAAATAAATCAGCTGCAGTGGTCTTCCATGCAGTCTGATTGGGTTGCAATTGCTTTTGCTAACAAACTGCAAATATTAAGAGTTTGA